AGCGCGATTTCTCCGTGAGCATCGGCGAGAAACTCCGAATCAGGAAGAAGTAAAACGAAGCTATTTGATATTAGATTTTGACAGGCAGCTATATATGGCTGCCTGTCTCATTTATTATTCGTCCTATATATAGGCAGGCCGCACCAATACTTTTTTTCGCTGGCGCGAGTTTGCAACTCGTGCCCCCGTGTTAGGATGTAGGTTTCGATCATATATCCTATATATGGCTTCTAACACTATCGTTCCTCCGGCGGGGCGGCCAGGTTAGAGGCAGATTGCAGGCCGGTGGCGATTTCCGGCACAATGCCCAGGCGCTCATAAATAGGCCACACCATCTGCCGGAGGCGGGGAAGCCTCACGGCAAAGGGCACAATGCTCAGCGCGCACAGCAAGCCGCAACCTGCCAGCGTGTAGCCCACCCCCACCCGCTCTGCCACGGCCCCGGCCAGCATGCTGCCGATGGGGGCCATGCCCATAAATGCCGTGGCATACAGACTCATCACGCGCCCGCGCTTGTCATCATCCGTCAGCGTTTGCAGCAGCGTGTTGCAGGAGGCCATCGACACAATCATGCCGAAGCCGGTGAACAGCATCAGCACAAGCGACAGCAGCAGCATGTTTGAGAAAGAGAAAGCGATGAGAGACGAGCCAAACAGAACCATCGTGAACACAATCACCCTGCCCAGCCCCATCACCGATTTCCGCTGCGCCAGAAACAAGGCCCCGCTCAAGGCCCCTAAGCCGGAGGCTCCCATCAGGTAACCCAGTGTGTTCGCGCCTCCGTGCAGAATATCCCGCGCAAAAACGGGCAGAAGCACACTAAACGGCATTCCGAACAGGCTCAGGAGCGCCACAATCATAATCAGAGCCCGAATGGGCGGAAAGCCGAAAGCGTACCGGAACCCGTCTTTCAACGATTGCCAGGGTTTCCGCTCCTGCGCCACCCGCTCCAAAGGCTCCAGGCGCATCAGCAGCAGCGAGGCCAGCACGGCTATATAGCTAAGGGCGTTGATGAGAATGCAGATGCCCTCCCCTACCACCGCGATGATGAGTCCGGCAATGGTTGGCCCCACCAGGCGCGCCATATTAAACATGGAGGAATTCAGGGCGATGGCGTTGCTGATGTTCTCCCGCTTCTCCACCAGCTCAAACACGAATGCCTGCCGGGTAGAGATGTCGAGGGCATTGATGATGCCCAGCACGGCGCTCAGGGCCAGCACATGCCATATCTCAACCGTTTCTGTCAGCACCAGCACGGCCAGCGTAGAGGCCTGTAGCATCGAGAGCGCCTGCGTCACGATCAACACCTTGTGCCGGTTGAACCGGTCGGCGGCCACGCCCGCGAAGGGGCCGAGCAGGAAGGAAGGAATCTGGCTGGAGAACGTCACGGCCCCGAGCAGGAACACCGAGTCGGTGAGGCGGTACACGAGCCAGCTGAGGGCAATCTGCTGCATCCAGGTGCCGACAAGCGAGATGCCCTGCCCCGTAAAGAACAGCCTGTAGTTGCGCGACTCCAGCGCCCGGAACATCCCGCTTAACTTTCCTCCTGATTTCGCTTCTCCCATACAATGACTTTCTCCTATCCGGCACAGCTTTTTGTTTACGTGTGGCTACCGCTTCCGAGTTATAATTTATATGGCAGTTGGTTATATATAGCCTATACCACCAACTGCTCCCTGAAAACCTGCCCCTCCGAGGAGGGGGATAAACTACTTTAGCGGAAAATCCCCCTCCCTGGAGGGGTTGGGGGTGGGTCCTACTGTAGAGTGTAAATAAAACGCGACCAGGTTATATATCCCCAAAACACTCCCTGTTTCTGAGACTAACATGGCCCCGCATTTGTTATCGAAGAAGCCGTTTATAGTTTGGGCCGCCGCCCGATTTTGCGTAATTTTAACTTCACAGAAATGGCCACAAGTATATGACGCTCCTTCTATACACTTCATTTCTAATTCGTAATTTCTAATTCTCAGAACCTTGCCAGTTTTTTCGCATTTACATACCCATACGCAGTACTCGCTGCTCGACGGCCAGGCCAGCATTGGCGCGCTCATGAAAAAGGCGCAGGCCGATGGCATGCCCGCCGTGGCCATGACCGACCACGGCAACATGTTCGCCGCCTTCAACTTTGTGGCCGAGGCCAACAAGTATAACGTCAAGCCGATTGTGGGCTGCGAATTTTACCTGGTGAAAGACCGCCACCTCAAAACGTTCACGAAGGAGCAGAAGGATGTGCGCCACCACCAACTGCTGCTGGCCAAAGACCAGGAAGGCTACCAGAACCTGGCCAAGCTTTGCTCGCTGTCTTATATAGAAGGCGTATATAGCAAGTGGCCCCGCATCGACAAGGAGCTGCTGCAGAAATACAGCAAAGGCCTGATTGCCACCAGCTGCTGCATCGGCGCCGAATTGCCGCAAACCATCCTCTGGAAAGGCGAAGAAGAAGCCGAGGAGCTGCTGAAGTGGTGGCTCGACCTCTTTGGCGAGGATTACTACATCGAGCTGCAGCGCCACGGCCTGCAGAACATCGACGGCACCGGCAAGAGCCAGGAAGATGTGAACCAGGTGCTGCTGAAGTTCGCGCACAAGTACAACATCAAGGTCATCTGCACCAACGACTCGCACTACGTGGACCAGGACGACTGGAACGCGCATGATATCCTCCTCTGCGTGAACACCGGCGAGGACCAGAGCACGCCCGTTGGCGACTTTGCCACCAAGTACTATCGCTTCCTGTCGGATGACCAGCGGGTGATATATGACACCGTGGACAACGTGCGCAGCAAGTACGGCCATATGCCAAACATCCGCCAGATGCTGAACCGCATCGACGAGGCCGGCCCGAAAACGCGTTTCGGCTTCCCCAACGACCAGTTCTACTTCAAGACGCAGGCCGAGATGAACGCGCTGTTCAAGGATGTGCCGCAGGCGGTCGACAACACCAACGAGATTGTGGACAAAATCACGCCGCCCAAGCTCAAGCGCGACATCCTGCTGCCCAACTTCCCGATTCCGCCGGAGCATGCCAACGCCGATGCTTTTCTGCGCCACCTCACGTTTGCGGGCGCGGCCAAGCGCTACGGCGAGATAACGGAGGAAATCCAGGAGCGCCTGGATTACGAGCTGCGCATTATCGAAACAATGGGCTTTGCCGGCTACTTCCTCATCGTGCAGGATTTCATCAACCGGGGCCGCGACATGGGCGTGGCCGTGGGGCCGGGCCGTGGCTCGGCGGCCGGCTCGGCGGTGGCTTACTGCGTCGGCATCACCAACATCGACCCCATCAAGTACAGCCTGCTCTTCGAGCGTTTCCTGAACCCGGAGCGTGTGTCGATGCCCGATATTGACATTGACTTCGACGACGTGAACCGCCAGCGCGTGATTGACTACGTGGTGGAGAAATACGGCAAGACGCAGGTGGCCCAGATCATCACGTTCGGCACGATGGCCGCCAAATCGTCGATCAAAGATGTGGCCCGGTCTACCTCGCTGCCGCTGGCCGAGGCAAACGAACTGGCGAAGATGGTGCCGGAAACGCCGGGCACTACGCTGGCCAAAGCCTTTATGGAGAATCTGGAGTTGGCTTCCATTCGGGAAGGTACTGATGCCCGCGCCGCCGTACTGAAACTGGCCGAAAAGCTGGAAGGCTCGGTGCGCAACACCGGCATTCATGCGGCGGGCGTCATCATCGCCCCCGACGATATTACCAATTATATACCGGTTTCTACTTCAAAGGACTCTGACCTGCTGGTCACGCAGTTCGACGGCAAGGTGATTGAGAGCGCGGGCATGCTGAAGATGGACTTCCTGGGCCTGAAAACGCTCACCATCATCAAAGACGCGATTGAGCTTATCAAGAAAAACCACGGGGTTGAGATTGACATTGACGCCATTCCGATAGACGACGAGAAAACCTACCAGCTTTACCAGCGCGGCGACACCATCGGCACGTTCCAGTTCGAGTCGGAGGGGATGCGCATGTACCTGAAGGATTTGCAGCCGACCAACATTGAAGACCTGATTGCGATGAACGCCCTGTACCGCCCTGGCCCGATGCAGTTCATCCCGAACTTCATTAACCGGAAGCATGGCCGTGAGGAGGTGGAATACCCGCACGAGCTGCTCAAGCCGATTCTGGAGTACTCCTACGGCATCATGGTGTACCAGGAGCAGATCATGCAGACGGCCCAGATTCTGGCCGGTTACTCCCTCGGCGGTGCCGACCTGCTGCGCCGCGCCATGGGTAAGAAGGACATGAAGAAGATGGCCGAGGAGCGCGAGAAGTTCATTGCCGGGGCCGGAGAGAAGCATAAAATCACCCCGAAGAAAGCCTCTGAGGTGTTCGACGTGATGGAGAAGTTCGCCCAGTACGGCTTCAACCGCTCCCACTCCGCCGCTTACTCGGTGGTGGCTTACCAGACGGGTTACCTGAAGGCCCACTACCCGGCCGAGTATATGGCCGCCGTGCTCACCAACAACATGAACGACATCAAGAAGGTGACGTTCTTTATTGAGGAGGCGCGCAAGCAGGGCGTGCAGGTGCTGGGGCCGGACGTAAACGAATCCTTGCTGAAATTTAACGTGAACGAGCAGGGCCATATCCGATTTGGTTTGGCTGCGATAAAAGGAACCGGGGAGTCTGCCGTGGATGCCATCATCACGGAACGCGAGGCAAACGGCCTGTACCAGGATATTTTCGATTTTGCCAAGCGCGTGAACCTGCGGGCCGTGAACAAGAAAACCTTCGAAAGCATGGCCCTGGCCGGTGCCTTCGACTCGTGGGGACTTTACCACCGGGCGCAACTGATAGAAGTGCCGGAGGGCGAAAGCATGAGTTTGCTGGAAAAGGCGGTGCGCTACGGCAACAACTACCAGGCGGAGCAGCAGGCCGCGCAGCAGTCGCTGTTTGGGGGCAGCGCCGCCGTGGCCTCCCCGCTTCCCAAAATACCGGAGGTGCATATATGGACGCAGGCTGAAATGCTCCGCCGTGAAAAGGAAGTGGTGGGCTTTTATATGTCAGGCCATCCGCTCGACCAGTTTAAGCTGGAAATCGACTCTTACTGCACCTGCCCTCTTGACAAAATTGAGGAATACAAGAACCGGGACGTGAACGTGGCGGGTATGGTGTCGGAGGTGGTGATACGGACGGCCAAGAACGGTAATCCTTTTGCGCTGTTCTCCATCGAGGATTACGACTCCACGATGCAAATGGCGCTGTTCGGGGAAGACTATATGAAGTTTTCGCCTTACCTGAAGATGGGCCTGTACCTGTTTATCCGGGGCAAGGTGCAGCTACGGTACAAGACCGAGGACCAGTGGGAACTCAAGCCCACCAGCATCCAGCTACTCGGCGACATCACCGATAAGATGGCGCAGGGCGTACACCTCAACATCAACCTGCAGCACTTCAGCCCTGTGTTGGCGGAGGCGCTGGAAGGCGCCATCGTAGCCAGCCCCGGCCAGAAGCGCCTGGAGATAACGCTTCACGTGCCGGAGGAGAAACTGGCCCTGCCCATGTACTCGCGCAAGTACAGGATTGAGCCGAAAGCGTTCCTGGCATCCATCAAGGATATGGGCCTGGGAGAGTGTAGGTTGATTTGATGTGAAAATTTGGGGATGTGGAGATTTTATGCTTCTTCATCAGCTAAAAAGAGGTATGCTGCTTCGGTGGCGTGCCTCTTTCTATTTACTGCTCTTTCAGACTTCCCAGTCCGAAAGCCCGCTGCCGAGGATTTCCTAATCCCCGTACTGCTTTTTATATACGCGGATTAGGAAATCCGCTTCAGGGTAAGTTTCGGATTAAGAAATCCGAAACAGCAATAGCTGTATCATATATAGTATCAGTCTAAACAGGACTCAAAAACGGGATAGTGCCGGGCAGCATGAATTTCCTTACGATGACGGTGGTGGACTGGGTGGATGTGTTCACGCGCCCTATATATAAACGCATCATGGTGGAGGCCCTGAGATACTGCCAGCAGCACAAAGGCTTGCGCCTTCATGCCTGGTGCCTGATGAGCAACCACCTGCATATGATTGCCGCCGCTGAAGAAGCCCGGAATCTTTCAGACATTCTGCGTGACTTCAAGCAATTTACCAGCCTTAAGATGGTAGCCACCATACAGGAAGAACCGGAAAGCCGGAAGCAGTGGATGCTGCACCGCTTTGAGTTCAATGCGCACCTCCACTCAAAAGTCCGGCGTTGTAAACTATGGCAGGACAGCAACGACGCAAAGGAAATTTTCAGCAACAATTTTCTGGAACAGAAACTGGCCATATATACACGACAACCCGTTGCGGGCAGAGTGGGTAAACGAGCCGGAGCACTATCGTTATAGTTCAGCTGGCAAATACGCTGGAGATGATGGCTTATTGCAGGTAGAACCGCTGGAGTAGCGAAAGCTCTATCTATTCAGCAGCATATATAGGCAGCATATCAGGCGCCTCTCTCTTTACTTTCTCAACCCCCCGCTTGCTTCTGAAACTTTTATTGATAACATTTGTTGATACAAATAACAGGCACCCTACATGCTGGTCTGCCGTACGTATAACAGGTGCAGGCTCCACAGGTGGCTAGATGGGCTACGACAGCTTGTCAGGGAGTTTAAGTTTGGGTGCATATTTGCCCGGACAGTAATTGTCACTATATTTAAATCAGGATTCAAATACAACAAAACGCTAAAGTCATGGCTAACAAAGCAATTGAAATTACAGACGCGAACTTTGATGAGATCATCAATTCAGATAAACCCGTACTGGTAGACTTTTGGGCAGAGTGGTGCGGACCTTGCCGCATGGTGGGCCCGATTGTGGAAGAATTGGCCGGTGAGTACGAAGGCAAAGCCGTTATCGGTAAAGTAGACGTAGACGCCAACCCGCAGACTTCCGCCAAATTCGGTATCCGCAGCATCCCGACGCTCCTTGTTTTCAAAAACGGTGAGGTGGTGGACAAGCAGGTAGGTGCCGTGCCTAAGAACGTGCTTTCCCAGAAACTGGAGTCGCAGATGGCATAAGCCACACCGCAGTATAACCCTAATAGAAAAGGCCTCCCACAACAGCGGAGGCCTTTTCTGTATATGATTATTCCTCTTTCTCCTCTTTCTTCATAATGATGCTTATTTTGCCGCTCCGCTCCAGGTAGGCATGGTCAATCCGGTTCAGGTCCAGGGCAGATCCCGAACTCCGGAGCGCCTCCAGCAAGTCGTTTTTCGTGACGCTGCTGGCGCGCATCGCCTCCTCCTGTAACTCTCCGTCCCGCACCAGCACCCTGGGCCGCCCTTTAATGAAATTCCCGAAGCCAAAGTGCGTGTGGTAGGCGACCATCGCCAGGCCTCTGTGCAGCAGCACGAGCGTGAGCGCGGCTGCCAACGTGGGCCAGAAAGGTGCGTTGCCCGTTATGGCACGGCTCAGCACCGAGCCATATATAATCCCGAGAATGATGTCGAAGGCCGTGTTCTTGCCGAAGACGCGGTGGCTCCCCACCCGCATAATCAGCAGCGCGGCGAAGAAAACGCCGATGGCCCGGGCAGACATTTGCCACCAGGTCAGGGTTTGGTCGTGTATGCCGAAAACGGTGCTGAAAACTTCCTGCATACTGGGAAAACGCACATATCCGTTTAGAGTTATGCGATGTCCGCCGCAGCGGCAGCGGCCGGATTTGGGAGGCGCGCCGCTGTCACGCACGCCAACTGCAGCCTGTACACTGGGCCAACCCATATAAAATATTCAAGAGGCACGGCACTATTGCACAATGATTGCTCTGAACCAGACATCATCCGTATCGTAAACTATAGAAGCAGGAAAAAAGCTATGAACACACGAATCATGTTAGGAATTGCCGCAGTGGCGGGACTGCTGTCTGTAGCGGACGGGGCGGCAACCCCTGCCGCTGTGCCTGCATTCGGCAGCCATGCCAACGGGCTGACGGAGGGCCAGAAAGTGGAGCGGCTGATCGCCTACCTGCGCAGCCTGGACGGTGCTGTCTTTATCCGGAACGGCAGCGAGCACAGCAACACAGAGGCGGCAGACCACCTGCAGACCAAATGGGAGAAGCACAGGGACGAGGTTCACACCGCAGTGGAATTCATTGAAGAGCTTGCCTCGGCCTCCGGACTTACCGGCGAAGACTATACCATCCGGTTCCAAGACGGCACCGTCCGCACCACCAGGGATGTGCTGCTGGAAGAACTGAAGCGGTTGGAACAGCAGCCTTAGTCTGTCCATGCCTCGTGTTTGGAAACGACAAAGGCTCAGGCTCTGTAAGCTCGCGTTTCAGCCCGGAAGCTAATGATTAACGGGCCCTTAATCTCCTGAACGCATGGCGCTGCCGCCGCAAATAAAAAATAGAACCTGCTGTAAAGTTTATAACCTGTTGCTATGTTACAACTGTTAGAAGAGTCTAAAGGTGATTTGGTCGCGTTCCGCATTTCGGGGAATGTAGACAGGAACGACTACAATGTGATGCTCCCGGTGCTGGAGGAGAAAATCAGGCAGCACGGCAAGATCAGGGTATATGCCGAGGTGCAGGATGTGGAGGCGTATTCGCTACGCGCGCTGTACGAGGACATTAAGTTCGACATCAAGCACGCCGCACACTTCAGCAGGGCCGCCATCGTGGGCGACCGCGCCTGGATAGACTGGCTCACGGTGATGGCCCAGCCCTTTACCACGGCCAACGTAAAGTACTTCGACTTCAGCCAGCGCAACAAAGCCTGGGAGTGGATACACGAAGGCTTGAACATTGATGCGTAGAATTTATATATAAACAAGCAGCGTACAATATCAACAGCGGTGCAGCGGAATAGTAATTTCCGTTGCACCGCTGTTGATATATAAGCTCCAGTCCCCGCTACTCTTTCAGGCTTTTCAGATACGCCAGCGTGATTGGCACCTGCGTAATCACCCGCGGGCTTTCGTCTTCTATAAAGTAGTGTTTGATCCCAACTTTTTTCGCTGCTTTTAATATAGCCGGCACATCTAACTGCCCCTGCCCAAGCGCCACATCGTTCTCTACTGGCATCAGGCCGGTAAAATCACCCTTCACGCCCTTCTTCATGTCTTTCAGGTGCATGGTCGTCCAGCGGTTGGGGTACTTCAGCAGCAGTTTGGCCGGGTCCTGCCCGCCGTGGTACGCCCACAGCATGTC
This window of the Pontibacter russatus genome carries:
- a CDS encoding DUF5329 family protein — protein: MNTRIMLGIAAVAGLLSVADGAATPAAVPAFGSHANGLTEGQKVERLIAYLRSLDGAVFIRNGSEHSNTEAADHLQTKWEKHRDEVHTAVEFIEELASASGLTGEDYTIRFQDGTVRTTRDVLLEELKRLEQQP
- a CDS encoding SpoIIAA family protein, translating into MLQLLEESKGDLVAFRISGNVDRNDYNVMLPVLEEKIRQHGKIRVYAEVQDVEAYSLRALYEDIKFDIKHAAHFSRAAIVGDRAWIDWLTVMAQPFTTANVKYFDFSQRNKAWEWIHEGLNIDA
- the trxA gene encoding thioredoxin, with the translated sequence MANKAIEITDANFDEIINSDKPVLVDFWAEWCGPCRMVGPIVEELAGEYEGKAVIGKVDVDANPQTSAKFGIRSIPTLLVFKNGEVVDKQVGAVPKNVLSQKLESQMA
- a CDS encoding MFS transporter; translation: MGEAKSGGKLSGMFRALESRNYRLFFTGQGISLVGTWMQQIALSWLVYRLTDSVFLLGAVTFSSQIPSFLLGPFAGVAADRFNRHKVLIVTQALSMLQASTLAVLVLTETVEIWHVLALSAVLGIINALDISTRQAFVFELVEKRENISNAIALNSSMFNMARLVGPTIAGLIIAVVGEGICILINALSYIAVLASLLLMRLEPLERVAQERKPWQSLKDGFRYAFGFPPIRALIMIVALLSLFGMPFSVLLPVFARDILHGGANTLGYLMGASGLGALSGALFLAQRKSVMGLGRVIVFTMVLFGSSLIAFSFSNMLLLSLVLMLFTGFGMIVSMASCNTLLQTLTDDDKRGRVMSLYATAFMGMAPIGSMLAGAVAERVGVGYTLAGCGLLCALSIVPFAVRLPRLRQMVWPIYERLGIVPEIATGLQSASNLAAPPEER
- a CDS encoding transposase, with the translated sequence MNFLTMTVVDWVDVFTRPIYKRIMVEALRYCQQHKGLRLHAWCLMSNHLHMIAAAEEARNLSDILRDFKQFTSLKMVATIQEEPESRKQWMLHRFEFNAHLHSKVRRCKLWQDSNDAKEIFSNNFLEQKLAIYTRQPVAGRVGKRAGALSL
- the dnaE gene encoding DNA polymerase III subunit alpha; this encodes MPVFSHLHTHTQYSLLDGQASIGALMKKAQADGMPAVAMTDHGNMFAAFNFVAEANKYNVKPIVGCEFYLVKDRHLKTFTKEQKDVRHHQLLLAKDQEGYQNLAKLCSLSYIEGVYSKWPRIDKELLQKYSKGLIATSCCIGAELPQTILWKGEEEAEELLKWWLDLFGEDYYIELQRHGLQNIDGTGKSQEDVNQVLLKFAHKYNIKVICTNDSHYVDQDDWNAHDILLCVNTGEDQSTPVGDFATKYYRFLSDDQRVIYDTVDNVRSKYGHMPNIRQMLNRIDEAGPKTRFGFPNDQFYFKTQAEMNALFKDVPQAVDNTNEIVDKITPPKLKRDILLPNFPIPPEHANADAFLRHLTFAGAAKRYGEITEEIQERLDYELRIIETMGFAGYFLIVQDFINRGRDMGVAVGPGRGSAAGSAVAYCVGITNIDPIKYSLLFERFLNPERVSMPDIDIDFDDVNRQRVIDYVVEKYGKTQVAQIITFGTMAAKSSIKDVARSTSLPLAEANELAKMVPETPGTTLAKAFMENLELASIREGTDARAAVLKLAEKLEGSVRNTGIHAAGVIIAPDDITNYIPVSTSKDSDLLVTQFDGKVIESAGMLKMDFLGLKTLTIIKDAIELIKKNHGVEIDIDAIPIDDEKTYQLYQRGDTIGTFQFESEGMRMYLKDLQPTNIEDLIAMNALYRPGPMQFIPNFINRKHGREEVEYPHELLKPILEYSYGIMVYQEQIMQTAQILAGYSLGGADLLRRAMGKKDMKKMAEEREKFIAGAGEKHKITPKKASEVFDVMEKFAQYGFNRSHSAAYSVVAYQTGYLKAHYPAEYMAAVLTNNMNDIKKVTFFIEEARKQGVQVLGPDVNESLLKFNVNEQGHIRFGLAAIKGTGESAVDAIITEREANGLYQDIFDFAKRVNLRAVNKKTFESMALAGAFDSWGLYHRAQLIEVPEGESMSLLEKAVRYGNNYQAEQQAAQQSLFGGSAAVASPLPKIPEVHIWTQAEMLRREKEVVGFYMSGHPLDQFKLEIDSYCTCPLDKIEEYKNRDVNVAGMVSEVVIRTAKNGNPFALFSIEDYDSTMQMALFGEDYMKFSPYLKMGLYLFIRGKVQLRYKTEDQWELKPTSIQLLGDITDKMAQGVHLNINLQHFSPVLAEALEGAIVASPGQKRLEITLHVPEEKLALPMYSRKYRIEPKAFLASIKDMGLGECRLI
- a CDS encoding DUF421 domain-containing protein; translation: MRFPSMQEVFSTVFGIHDQTLTWWQMSARAIGVFFAALLIMRVGSHRVFGKNTAFDIILGIIYGSVLSRAITGNAPFWPTLAAALTLVLLHRGLAMVAYHTHFGFGNFIKGRPRVLVRDGELQEEAMRASSVTKNDLLEALRSSGSALDLNRIDHAYLERSGKISIIMKKEEKEE